TCCAGAAATGGAATGTCCGCACCCTCCATCTTGGCTTCCAATTCGTTCCAGTAGCTCACGTAGTCATCGAGATACTGATTCGCATCAGGCACAACCATTGTGACCGCCGCTTTTCCGTAGACGGGCGTTCCTGGTTCACCAACACCCAACACAAACGCCATCCCGTCAAAACTCTTGAAATACTTTTTGGACAGCTCGATCATTTGGTCGATCTGCGTGGGCGTCATGTTGTAGACCTGCGGCATCGAACGCATCATCACAGCTGACAGATCCAGCATTTTCTTGAACCCGCCTTCGGGAATCGTCGCCCCAACGGCAACGACGAATGGACCATCTGGAATCCCTGGCAACAGATCTTTTCGACTGTCCGGAATGTCTTTCAGCAACGATGCAAATTGACTGGTAGGCTTCACCCAAAGATTCTTCGTCACACGAAGTGAACTCGACTCATCAATGCGAAGCGTAACCGAGAAGGCATCGAGTTCTTCACGCATGTAGGTAAACATGTTGTCATACATGCGCAACCCGGCCAACGCAGGATTGTCTTCACCAGCTTGCTCCGCAAAGACTCGCATCATTTCACGCAGACCTTGCTGCGCGGCAACCGTGACTTCCTCTAAACCGTGCGTTGTCATCAACAGCGCGATGTCATACTCATTTTCAGGTTGTGCGATTTCGCTACCGGAGGAAACTTCGTACTTCAGTACCTTCTCTAATGCGAACCGGTCTTCGGTCTGAGCGACAATCGCATGCGTTCCCTTCTTGGCTAGGCATAGCTTTTTGCCATTGAAGAGCCCTTCCGTGATCCCTGATTCGTTGGAAGCATTTTCGAGCTGCCCTTTCAGTCCGTCGTAGTCATTTACTGGAACAACTACAACGATTGAGACATGTCGTTCATCCGGGTTCTCCGCTGGCAAGAATGCCACCACAGTGGTTCCCGTCGTATCCAACGTTTTCGCGACATCGGGTTGTGTTGCCATCATGCCTAGGAAACTTGGGATCGGCAGCTGCATACGCTGTCCCAAAGTTTGAATTTTTGAATCCAAAGCCTGTGCATCAGACACGGCAATGTATCCGTAGGCATCGCCAGGAATCTGTTTCGTAATCTCCGCAGCATCGAGGGATGCCGACGCCATGAGGCAAAGCAGCGAAGCAAAGCATACGCCTCTCATAGTTTTTCTCCAAAGCATGGTGGTGGGGGAGGGATCATCAAGTTTACAGCACCCCGCTAGCTGCCAGGTATGTATGGACCCCAGATGGACATTCATGAAAGGCCGAAACGGCAGCCCCGCCGATCGCAAATTCCAGTCATTTTTCGCATCTTTGATGCCCTAACAGCCTGTCAATTCTCCATTGGCGCCCTTCACTGCCTCTGAAGGCAGCTTTCTTTTTCGCTGGTATTGTGGTCCTCCAAGGCGACTTTCAGAGAGATCAACCGACATAGCAGACGCGAGCGTCGATATTTGACGTCGCATTGCCGATCCCAGCAAAACTTTCTTGTCAGGGAATGATGGCGGTCTGTAAGAACCCATGAACATTCCGGTAGATGCCTTTGCGTCTCTTCATCCTTACTCAGCCCCTCAACACATCACGACGGTTAATGAATCGCGATAAATTCAGCTCGATCGGACTCCTCGTACTTCGCCTTGCCTTCGGTTGCTTTATGCTCGTCCATGGATGGCAAAAGCTTTCCGGCTTCAGCGAAATGTCCGGTGGCTTTCCTGATCCACTTGGTGTGGGAAATCAGCTGAGCTTGGTCATGGCCATCGGTGCCGAGTTCGGGTGTTCTCTTTTGTTGCTGGTCGGGCTTGGAACACGCCTGGCGGTGATCCCCTTGGGCTTCACGATGATTATCGCGTTGTTCGTCGTCCATGGGGCGGATCCGTGGCAAAAGAAAGAGCTTGCCGCATGCTACCTAGCCGTCTACATCACACTCTTCCTAACTGGTCCGGGACCACTCTCGATCGATGATCTGATCCGACGCCGACGTACTGCGACGAAAAGCAGTTAGAATTGCCGAAGTAAGATGCTCACGTTTGGCCGAATCACCTTTGGACCTTCGTGCCATTGCGTTCAATCGCCCCAACCTGCCGCGTCTACTCGGCGTGTCGGGATACTTCGAAAAACAGCAGCGAGATGTCCGCCAACGCCAGTTCCTCACCATGCTTGTCCGAGAAGGCTTCGACTGAATTCGTCATCACGCCGCGATGGCGAATCTTGACTGTCTTTTGCGCTGCGATCTTGGTCACCTTGATATCGCCAGAACGATCGATCGCTGACGAACCGCCAACGTATGAAGTCACCGCTCCGCCGGCTAAACTGGAACTTCCCGCCTTCTACACCAAGTATCTTAGCGCGGGCGGATACCCGATCGTCAGCTCGAGCGTCGTCAGTGACTTCGCTTTAAAAGAGGCGGCGTACTTGATTGATATGATGCTTGCCGAACGCCCCGACCTTCGGCAAGCAATGATCGAGAGCGGGTCAAGGTTGATCGTGATGGGGTATTCAGAAATGACCACCGACATTCCTGAATACGCAAACCTTTCGCCAAAGGATTACTGGGACGCTCGGGCACGCGGACTGGGTGGATCTCGACGGCAAGCTGTATGCTCATGCGGCGAAGAAAACTTGCTTGCCTATCGTGGTGACCCTTACCGAACCGAAAACATTCTGATTCACGAGTTCGCGCACAACATTCACTATCGCGGCCTCGTCAACATCGATGACACGTTCGATGATCGTTTAAAAGCGACCTATGATCGTGCCATGGCAGCCGGCCTTTGGGCAGGCAAATATGCTTCGGTCAACCATGCCGAGTATTTTGCCGAAGGCGTCCAGTCTTGGTTCAACAACAATCGGCCGCCTGACCATGACCACAACCATGTGGACACCAGAATTGAACTACAAGCCTACGATTCGGGTCTGGCGGCGGTTTGCGAAGAGGTCTTCGGAAAGACCGCGTTGGTCTACACCAAACCGGGAACACGCTTGACAGACCATTTGGCAGGTTATGATCCGACGCAGTCACCGCAATTCCGTTGGCCGGAACGCCTGACGAAAGCCAAGAAAGAGATCATGGACGAGATCAAACGCCAAGGCGACAATCGCCAGCAAGACTACAAGAAGTAAACACCGGCGGGTGTAACGGCGTGCTCTGCATGCCGGACGATCAGAAGCAATAAGTCATCAGAACGTTGCCGTGCTAACTGCCGCAACCATCCTCAACGAAAACTGCGGCAGTCGATCGTCCTCGGAAACTTACTTGCGGCGGCGACGAACGCTGACGCAGGTGCCTGCAACAAGGCATGCCAAGAATGCACCACTGGCAGGTTCGGGAATGGCGGTAATCGTTCGCGATGCCACCACGGTGCCAGTGTGGTAAAAGAAGTTTCCGCCACCACCATCGATCGTAATGTCATACGGAATCGTCAGAGTTTCGACATCACCAACGAGGCTGTAACCAATATTGCCGAAGTTGGTCATGGCTAAGCCATCATCAATGATCCGACGTTCCGCGTTGTCAATTCCGATTGCCGCAGAGTCTATTGAGGTGTAGCCAACGACATCCGCGGTGATTCCGGAATTCAACCCGCCAGTCACACCCGATCCGGCAAACGTCATCACATGATTGCTGATCGACAAATATGCCAAATTATTAAAAGTCAAACTGGCATTGGTTGTTCCTGCCGTGAACTGTCCATCACCATTTCCATTCGGATCATAATCGCCGTTGGAAAGGATATCGTCGAAACCTTGAGCGAGTGATCCGCCGGGGTTTGGAAAGTACTGCGATGCGGTTCCCGCGTCAAAGATGATGTTGCTTGTTCCGCTGCCGCCTGATTCGCTGAAGACGATCGCACCACCACCGAGGGTCACGGTCGCATCAAGGATTCCCGACAGCGTTGTCACGCTTGATCCCGCCGAAGTTTCCGTCAGCGTGCTCGCGCCGAAGTCGAATCCGAACGTGTTCGAGCTGCTGGAGCTGTCAATTGTGTAGATGGCGGCCTGCAATTGTGAAGGCAATACGGTGGCGATCACCGCACTTAAAACCATGGTCAAACAGAGCTTCATCGGACTAAATCTCTTCGGGGAAAGAGTGACGCTGAAACACAAGGAGTACACGAAAGGCACCCGGCGGGTTTTCAAGTGTATCTAAACGGCCAAGCGACAACCTGTTGATCCGAAAAAGAAGAAGGAATTTGTTGACGTTGCTTCCTAGTCGCCAGGCTCTGCCGTGCGACGTGCTGCCAACTAACAACACCCAACCGCGGCTCAGTAGTTGCCGTCCCCTGAGCCGAATCGCGCTAGCGACGGTTACATCCTCGTCGCGAGGCTCTGCCTTGCGACGTACTGCCGGGCAGCCTCCGGCTGCCAACTAACACACCCAACCGCGGCTAGCGCCGTCGCGGCTCAGTAGTTGCCGTCCCTTGAGCCGAATCGCGCTAGCGACGGTTACTTCCTCGTCGCGAGGCTCTGCCTTGCGACGTACTGGCGGGCAACCTCCGGCTGCCAACAACCACACATAACCGCGGCTAGCGCCGTCGCGGCTCAGTAGTTGCCGTCCCTTGAGCCGAATCGCGCTAGCGACGGTTACTTCCTCGTCGCCAGGCTCTGCCTTGCGACGCACTGCCGGGCAGCCTCCGGCTGTCAACTAACAACACATAACCGCGGCTAGCGCCGTCGCGGCTCAGTCATCCCACCGCATGAGCCGAATCGCGCTAGCGACGGTTGTCTGAACAGCACACCATAACAACACCCAACCACAGTCAGCGCCATTGCGGCCCAGGAGGCAATCAACACTCGCATCAAGCACAGAAGCTACAATGCACAGTTCGATTTCTTTCGCGGCAATCCTTGCTATTCCCTCGACGCAACTTCCCAAGCCACCGACGCGGAATTATTTGATGAGATCCACGACCTATGCAATCGTCACGATCTTGCTTTCGATCGTCTCTTCAATATCAGTTCGCGCGGAGTTGCCGAACATGGTTTGGATCAATGCCGAAGACATGAGTCCTCACCTCGGATGCTATGGCCATCCAGATGCCAAGACTCCGAACATCGACGCGTTGGCGCGCGAGGGTATCGTTTACCACAACGCATTCGCAACAGCTCCGATTTGCTCACCTTCGCGATCGTGCTTAGCAACCGGGTTGTACGCGACCAGCTTGGGGACTCAACATTTGCGATGCGAAATCGAGATCCCTGATCAAGTTATTCCGTTGGCAACGCGATTAAAAAAGCACGGCTACTATTGCACCACATCAGGCAAGACCGACTACAACTTTGACCCGACTGGAATCTGGGATCAACGAACCAATGACTTGGGACCATGGCGGCGACGCGATAATCCCAAGCA
This is a stretch of genomic DNA from Stieleria sp. JC731. It encodes these proteins:
- a CDS encoding DoxX family protein, with the translated sequence MNRDKFSSIGLLVLRLAFGCFMLVHGWQKLSGFSEMSGGFPDPLGVGNQLSLVMAIGAEFGCSLLLLVGLGTRLAVIPLGFTMIIALFVVHGADPWQKKELAACYLAVYITLFLTGPGPLSIDDLIRRRRTATKSS